From Musa acuminata AAA Group cultivar baxijiao chromosome BXJ3-8, Cavendish_Baxijiao_AAA, whole genome shotgun sequence, one genomic window encodes:
- the LOC135644845 gene encoding protein TIFY 10a-like isoform X1 codes for MAEKQERTNFALTCSLLSLYIKEKKGSVADLGIGIAIAPIAAKARFPCKYRSGRVKDVAFLALGVPDPTRFIVLIDLILIHSVGKSGLFRPPTTVSWLPESDISSGAGGERRTEGDEVPQGNALELFPQRVGFGPAASEDVRDAESAPLTIFYGGKVSVFDNFPAEKANDLMQLAIKGNSTAPNFGYVPASSSSAMSSSTALSDQNPTLPKSANASLASHVRLPRSAQSGLSDLPIARKASLQRFLEKRKDRINARAPYQVTASTGMGVPVEQEGSRAWLGLGPRSSIASLTK; via the exons ATGGCGGAGAAGCAGGAGAGGACCAACTTCGCGCTGACCTGCAGTCTACTGAGCCTGTACAtcaaggagaagaaggggagcgtCGCCGACCTCGGGATCGGGATCGCGATCGCCCCGATTGCCGCCAAAG CTCGTTTTCCTTGTAAATATCGATCGGGTCGCGTCAAAGATGTGGCCTTTCTTGCTCTTGGCGTTCCAGATCCGACGCGATTTATCGTTTTGATTGACCTAATTTTGATTCATTCCGTAGGAAAATCAGGGTTGTTTCGACCGCCGACTACCGTGAGTTGGTTGCCGGAGAGCGACATCTCGAGCGGAGCTGGCGGCGAGAGGAGAACGGAAGGGGACGAAGTTCCCCAGGGGAACGCCCTGGAGCTGTTTCCCCAGCGTGTTGGTTTCGGCCCCGCTGCGTCGGAGGATGTTAG GGATGCGGAAAGCGCCCCACTCACAATCTTCTATGGAGGAAAGGTGTCGGTGTTCGACAATTTCCCGGCCGAGAAGGCCAATGATCTGATGCAGCTTGCGATCAAGGGCAACTCAACCGCACCGAACTTTGGCTATGTGCCCGCTTCCTCAAGCTCGGCTATGTCAAGTTCGACAGCCCTTTCGGATCAAAATCCGACCTTGCCCAAATCTGCAAACGCTTCATTGGCTTCCCATGTCCGTCTGCCCAGATCAGCACAATCTGGCCTTTCTG ATCTTCCTATTGCTAGAAAGGCTTCGCTCCAGCGATTCCTCGAGAAGAGAAAGGATCG GATCAATGCAAGAGCACCGTATCAAGTCACTGCCTCCACCGGAATGGGAGTACCTGTCGAGCAAGAAGGCAGCAGAGCATGGCTTGGATTGGGTCCTCGGTCCTCAATTGCCAGCCTCACAAAATGA
- the LOC135644845 gene encoding protein TIFY 10a-like isoform X2 has product MAEKQERTNFALTCSLLSLYIKEKKGSVADLGIGIAIAPIAAKGKSGLFRPPTTVSWLPESDISSGAGGERRTEGDEVPQGNALELFPQRVGFGPAASEDVRDAESAPLTIFYGGKVSVFDNFPAEKANDLMQLAIKGNSTAPNFGYVPASSSSAMSSSTALSDQNPTLPKSANASLASHVRLPRSAQSGLSDLPIARKASLQRFLEKRKDRINARAPYQVTASTGMGVPVEQEGSRAWLGLGPRSSIASLTK; this is encoded by the exons ATGGCGGAGAAGCAGGAGAGGACCAACTTCGCGCTGACCTGCAGTCTACTGAGCCTGTACAtcaaggagaagaaggggagcgtCGCCGACCTCGGGATCGGGATCGCGATCGCCCCGATTGCCGCCAAAG GAAAATCAGGGTTGTTTCGACCGCCGACTACCGTGAGTTGGTTGCCGGAGAGCGACATCTCGAGCGGAGCTGGCGGCGAGAGGAGAACGGAAGGGGACGAAGTTCCCCAGGGGAACGCCCTGGAGCTGTTTCCCCAGCGTGTTGGTTTCGGCCCCGCTGCGTCGGAGGATGTTAG GGATGCGGAAAGCGCCCCACTCACAATCTTCTATGGAGGAAAGGTGTCGGTGTTCGACAATTTCCCGGCCGAGAAGGCCAATGATCTGATGCAGCTTGCGATCAAGGGCAACTCAACCGCACCGAACTTTGGCTATGTGCCCGCTTCCTCAAGCTCGGCTATGTCAAGTTCGACAGCCCTTTCGGATCAAAATCCGACCTTGCCCAAATCTGCAAACGCTTCATTGGCTTCCCATGTCCGTCTGCCCAGATCAGCACAATCTGGCCTTTCTG ATCTTCCTATTGCTAGAAAGGCTTCGCTCCAGCGATTCCTCGAGAAGAGAAAGGATCG GATCAATGCAAGAGCACCGTATCAAGTCACTGCCTCCACCGGAATGGGAGTACCTGTCGAGCAAGAAGGCAGCAGAGCATGGCTTGGATTGGGTCCTCGGTCCTCAATTGCCAGCCTCACAAAATGA